The Gilliamella apicola genome window below encodes:
- the rsmB gene encoding 16S rRNA (cytosine(967)-C(5))-methyltransferase RsmB gives MNKKLHSNIRAICAQAIFNVLEDGQSLSTTLTLSSHKIAEKDRALVQEICFGVMRVLPELNFYIHTLMSKVLTGKNRVLHYLLLVGIYQILYTRIPEHAAVGETVNAVNELKKSALKGLVNGVLREFLRQQASLQQKFIQDNKQQISQTLHPSWLLNRLKQAYPQQWQNIINANNQKPPMWLRVNLNHYSVSEYQQLLAEQQIESEAFADLPCAIRLLSPVNVTKLPDFAEGAVTVQDLSAQYAAYLLAPKNGEQILDMCAAPGGKTTHILEIAPKANLLAVDVDASRAKRIEENLARLKQVAEVKVGDGLTPEKWCSGRQFDRILLDSPCSATGVIRRHPDIKWLRRDSDIVQLTELQHAILTNIWSYLKTDGTLVYATCSILPDENKFQIERFLKENSNAQLMGDMKQFLPTAQGGDGFFYAVLKKSS, from the coding sequence ATGAATAAAAAGTTACACTCAAATATTCGAGCTATTTGTGCGCAAGCGATTTTTAATGTACTTGAAGATGGGCAATCGCTTAGTACGACCTTAACATTATCGAGCCATAAAATAGCGGAAAAAGATCGCGCTTTAGTTCAAGAGATCTGTTTTGGTGTGATGCGAGTTTTACCGGAACTTAACTTTTATATTCATACTTTGATGAGTAAAGTGCTTACTGGCAAAAATCGAGTTCTCCACTATTTATTGTTAGTGGGCATTTACCAAATTTTATATACCCGAATACCTGAGCATGCTGCAGTAGGCGAAACGGTTAATGCAGTAAATGAGTTAAAAAAGTCAGCGCTCAAAGGGTTAGTAAATGGTGTATTGCGTGAATTTTTACGCCAACAGGCATCATTACAGCAAAAATTTATACAGGATAACAAACAACAGATAAGCCAAACCTTGCACCCAAGTTGGTTACTTAATCGTCTTAAGCAAGCTTATCCACAGCAATGGCAAAATATTATTAATGCAAATAATCAAAAACCACCAATGTGGTTACGGGTTAATCTTAATCACTATTCTGTCAGTGAGTACCAACAATTATTGGCTGAACAGCAAATCGAGTCAGAAGCTTTTGCTGATTTACCTTGTGCAATCAGGTTATTGTCGCCAGTGAATGTAACGAAATTACCTGATTTTGCTGAGGGAGCGGTTACCGTACAGGATCTATCCGCGCAATATGCTGCATATTTGCTAGCACCAAAAAATGGTGAGCAAATTTTGGATATGTGTGCCGCTCCAGGCGGTAAAACAACTCATATTTTAGAAATTGCTCCGAAAGCGAATTTATTAGCGGTAGATGTTGATGCGAGTCGTGCCAAACGTATTGAAGAAAATCTGGCTCGCTTAAAACAAGTAGCAGAAGTTAAAGTAGGTGATGGGCTTACTCCTGAAAAATGGTGCTCAGGCAGACAGTTTGACCGAATTTTGCTTGATTCACCATGCTCGGCAACCGGCGTGATTCGTCGTCATCCTGATATTAAGTGGCTACGTCGTGATAGCGATATTGTGCAATTAACCGAATTACAACACGCTATTTTAACTAATATTTGGTCATATCTAAAAACAGATGGCACTTTAGTTTATGCCACCTGTTCAATCCTACCCGATGAAA
- a CDS encoding Na+/H+ antiporter family protein yields MNTVLDLFSSINAVVVAVICMLILSLCRVHVVISLIIGAFVGGLFSHLSLKETIDAFNTGISNGANIALSYAMLGAFAVAISKSGLPELLADKAIKQLTTSSAKKRIKWLLIIIIALVSISSQNIIPIHIAFIPLLIPPLLYVMSRLQLDRRMIACIMTFGLITPYMFLPVGFGNIFLNQILLKNIISSGMDVSHVNVMHAMAIPAFGMFLGLLWAIFVSYRKPREYKIIREETNLDALNNVNKRSLIVSLLAIVLSFTIQLYTGSMILGALVGFICFIVSGSIKWGEADGVFTDGIKMMAMIGFVMISAQGFAEVLKQTHEIEPLVINSAELFAGNKVIASFMMMLVGLVITLGIGSSFSTVPIIAAIYVPLCVQLGFSPIATVCLIGASGAIGDAGSPPSDTILATSAGLNSDGQHDHIRDSVIPTFTHFNIPLFIAGWVGSLIL; encoded by the coding sequence ATGAATACAGTGCTTGATTTGTTCTCATCCATAAATGCAGTTGTGGTTGCAGTAATCTGTATGTTAATTTTGTCTCTTTGCCGTGTTCATGTGGTAATCAGCTTAATTATTGGTGCATTTGTCGGTGGATTATTTAGTCATTTATCTTTGAAAGAAACGATCGATGCTTTTAATACTGGTATTAGTAATGGTGCCAATATTGCGCTTTCATATGCTATGCTCGGCGCTTTTGCTGTGGCGATCTCAAAATCAGGCTTACCTGAATTATTAGCAGACAAGGCGATAAAACAGCTTACAACAAGTAGTGCCAAAAAGCGTATTAAATGGTTATTAATTATCATTATTGCACTAGTTAGTATTTCATCACAAAACATTATTCCTATACATATTGCTTTTATTCCTCTGTTAATTCCGCCACTTTTATATGTAATGTCGCGTTTGCAATTAGATAGAAGGATGATTGCTTGTATTATGACCTTTGGTCTTATTACACCTTATATGTTCTTGCCCGTTGGTTTCGGTAATATCTTTTTAAATCAAATATTATTAAAAAATATTATTTCATCAGGTATGGATGTCAGTCATGTTAATGTCATGCATGCGATGGCGATCCCTGCATTTGGTATGTTTCTTGGTTTATTATGGGCTATTTTTGTCAGTTACCGTAAACCAAGAGAATATAAAATCATTCGTGAAGAAACCAATTTAGACGCACTAAACAATGTGAATAAGCGTTCACTTATTGTTTCGTTATTAGCGATTGTTTTATCGTTCACGATTCAACTTTACACTGGATCAATGATTTTAGGCGCATTAGTTGGTTTTATTTGCTTTATTGTATCAGGCTCTATTAAATGGGGTGAAGCAGACGGCGTATTTACCGATGGCATCAAAATGATGGCAATGATTGGTTTTGTGATGATTTCAGCCCAAGGCTTTGCCGAAGTTTTAAAACAGACTCACGAAATTGAACCTTTAGTTATCAATAGTGCTGAGTTGTTTGCGGGCAATAAAGTTATTGCTTCATTTATGATGATGCTCGTCGGACTGGTTATTACCTTAGGTATTGGCTCTTCGTTTTCAACTGTACCAATTATTGCCGCTATTTATGTACCGCTTTGTGTGCAACTTGGTTTTTCTCCTATTGCTACCGTGTGTTTGATCGGTGCATCTGGAGCGATTGGTGATGCGGGTTCTCCGCCTTCCGATACCATTTTAGCAACATCAGCGGGTTTAAATAGCGATGGTCAGCATGATCATATCCGCGATAGTGTTATACCAACATTCACCCACTTTAATATTCCATTATTTATTGCGGGTTGGGTTGGATCATTAATTTTATAA
- a CDS encoding shikimate dehydrogenase: protein MRDNIDGHFLLIGLMAYPIRHSLSPQMQNTIYSKLNVPYVYLAFEVDQEKLPDAIKGLRALGLRGSAVSMPNKQLVCQYLDKLTPAVKMSGACNTISNDNGVLTGYNTDGIGYMRMLKEAGVDVIGKKMTIMGAGGAATAIVVQAALDGVKEIAIFNQKDECYQKIEAVAKKLNQNTQCKVYVTDLDDKEQLRKEIAESVVLCNATGVGMKPLEGQSLITDPTMLRADLVVTDCIYSPRKTKLLEIAEQQGCKVLNGIGMMLWQGAAQIKIWTGEEAPIEYVKEKMRFND, encoded by the coding sequence ATGAGAGATAATATCGACGGTCATTTTTTATTAATCGGATTAATGGCCTACCCAATCCGCCACAGTTTATCGCCACAAATGCAAAATACAATTTATTCTAAATTGAATGTACCTTATGTATATTTAGCATTCGAAGTGGATCAAGAAAAATTACCCGACGCAATAAAAGGTTTACGAGCATTAGGACTGCGTGGAAGTGCCGTTTCGATGCCAAATAAGCAATTGGTTTGCCAATATTTAGATAAATTGACCCCAGCGGTCAAAATGAGTGGCGCTTGTAACACAATTTCAAATGACAATGGCGTGCTAACAGGTTACAACACCGATGGTATAGGCTATATGCGTATGCTCAAAGAGGCTGGCGTTGATGTTATTGGTAAAAAAATGACAATTATGGGAGCAGGCGGTGCGGCAACAGCGATTGTTGTACAAGCGGCATTAGATGGTGTAAAAGAGATTGCCATATTTAACCAAAAAGACGAGTGTTACCAAAAAATCGAAGCAGTAGCAAAAAAATTAAACCAAAATACTCAATGTAAAGTTTATGTAACAGATCTTGATGATAAAGAGCAATTACGTAAAGAAATTGCCGAAAGTGTCGTACTATGTAATGCTACTGGCGTAGGTATGAAACCATTAGAAGGCCAAAGTTTAATAACCGATCCAACGATGCTAAGGGCTGATCTTGTGGTAACTGATTGTATTTATAGTCCTCGAAAAACAAAATTACTTGAAATAGCAGAGCAACAAGGTTGTAAGGTACTCAATGGTATTGGCATGATGCTATGGCAAGGTGCTGCGCAAATTAAAATTTGGACTGGCGAAGAAGCTCCGATTGAATATGTAAAAGAAAAAATGAGATTTAATGATTAA
- the aroD gene encoding type I 3-dehydroquinate dehydratase has translation MKTITIKGLEIGLGAPKIIVPVVGKTEAELLDEIKFLQSIDFDVLEWRVDHFTQVDDINAVKQVAKQIRELLPNKPILFTFRTANEGGVKPWPLASYIELNKQMVHSGLIDLIDVEVFIGDEYVKEMIHVAHKHNVFIVASNHDFDKTPPKSDIIYRLRKMQDLGADIPKIAVMPKTTDDVLTLLAATTEMNENYAEKPIITMSMAGLGAISRVAGITFGSSMTFGAAKNPSAPGQLDVKELRYILDVLYRSKA, from the coding sequence ATGAAAACCATTACTATTAAAGGACTTGAGATAGGTTTAGGCGCACCTAAAATTATCGTTCCTGTTGTCGGTAAAACCGAAGCAGAACTACTTGACGAAATAAAGTTTTTACAATCAATCGATTTTGATGTTTTAGAGTGGCGTGTTGATCACTTTACTCAAGTTGACGATATCAATGCTGTAAAACAGGTAGCAAAACAAATTCGAGAACTTTTACCTAATAAGCCGATTTTATTTACTTTCAGAACCGCAAACGAAGGTGGCGTGAAACCTTGGCCATTAGCCTCATATATAGAGTTAAATAAACAAATGGTGCATAGTGGTTTAATCGATCTTATTGATGTTGAGGTGTTTATTGGTGATGAATATGTAAAAGAGATGATTCATGTTGCTCATAAGCACAATGTTTTTATAGTAGCATCCAATCACGATTTTGACAAAACACCGCCTAAAAGCGATATCATTTACCGATTACGAAAGATGCAAGATTTAGGTGCAGACATTCCCAAAATTGCAGTCATGCCAAAAACAACAGATGATGTTTTAACATTACTTGCAGCAACAACCGAAATGAACGAAAACTACGCTGAAAAACCTATTATTACTATGTCGATGGCTGGTCTTGGCGCAATCAGTCGCGTGGCAGGAATAACCTTTGGATCTTCAATGACATTTGGTGCAGCTAAAAATCCATCAGCGCCAGGTCAATTAGATGTGAAAGAGTTACGTTATATTTTAGATGTCTTGTATCGAAGCAAAGCTTAA
- the plsB gene encoding glycerol-3-phosphate 1-O-acyltransferase PlsB has product MFSWWTKVYFLLIQILVKLFVKSKPIPTDPIEELNLDSSKPILYVLPYNSQIDLMVVRSLCLKYHLPDPLTGIEINGKIVPSYIYIDKGPGIFASYRQQTKAIEILRDYISAHQQNHDLDVQMLPVSVMFGRRPDKEGKKMPSLQVVGATYKLYKIIVSGRDCYTRFSRTVSFKTLQLDNNQDISTLAHKLSRVARIHFAKQRTASVGPKLPVRQEMLNKLLNNQSISEAILEEAKSKNINLDKAKKNALAILNEIAANFSYRMLRITDFILTWAWHRLYQGLKVTNADPIRELAQNGHEIVYVPCHRSHMDYLLLSYVLYRQGLVPPHIAAGINLNFWPAGPIFRRLGAFFIRRSFRGNKLYTAVFREYLAELFVRGYSVEYFIEGGRSRTGRLLDPKTGMLTITVQTLLRGDARPITVVPVYIGYEHVLEVATYANELRGAQKQKESLWSTIKAFFKLKKLGFGYVNFGQPIPLNQFLNQHIPDWREAIEPTGSQRPSWLTPTTNLLAKQIMERINSSAAINAMNLCSSILLAADQCALTKVRLIEHIDYSIKILQKVPYSDLITIPDQTPEQLFEHAKQMGKFIITTDEVGEIVGLTAEQAILMTYYRNNIQHLLIIPAIVARILLKHNRISLQEVIEQVKLLFPLIKSELFLYHNDEQLTEYVENIIATYAELHLISYSTDKLTLNYLKMSGLQLLASSSKDTLQRYVVAFSLLQKDPSISRAALEKEGRLIAERLSVLHGINAPEFFDKGVFSILVASLREQGYLDDKDGANLPKIEAMNKILKPLITARVMQTIDEINSLKKE; this is encoded by the coding sequence ATGTTTTCATGGTGGACTAAAGTCTATTTTTTGCTTATCCAAATCTTAGTCAAACTTTTTGTTAAAAGTAAACCGATTCCTACCGATCCAATAGAAGAACTGAATCTGGATTCAAGTAAACCTATTTTATATGTACTTCCTTATAACTCACAAATTGATTTGATGGTCGTTAGATCTCTTTGTTTAAAATATCATTTACCTGATCCGCTGACAGGGATTGAAATCAATGGAAAAATCGTACCTTCGTATATTTATATCGATAAAGGACCGGGTATTTTTGCCTCTTATCGGCAACAAACTAAAGCCATTGAGATTCTAAGAGATTATATTTCTGCACATCAGCAAAATCATGATCTGGATGTACAAATGTTACCTGTTTCGGTAATGTTTGGACGAAGACCAGATAAAGAAGGCAAAAAAATGCCATCACTACAAGTAGTAGGAGCAACGTATAAGTTATATAAAATAATTGTTTCTGGGCGTGACTGTTATACCCGTTTTTCTCGAACCGTTTCATTTAAAACGCTCCAACTTGATAATAACCAAGATATTTCAACATTAGCACACAAATTATCACGTGTTGCTCGAATTCATTTTGCTAAACAAAGAACGGCATCGGTTGGTCCAAAGTTACCTGTTCGCCAAGAAATGCTTAATAAATTATTAAATAATCAGAGCATTTCAGAGGCAATACTAGAAGAAGCAAAAAGTAAAAACATTAATCTTGATAAAGCTAAGAAAAATGCTTTAGCCATTTTAAATGAAATTGCGGCTAATTTTTCTTATCGTATGCTAAGAATAACCGATTTTATTCTGACTTGGGCATGGCATAGGCTTTACCAAGGATTAAAAGTCACTAATGCAGATCCGATTCGTGAATTAGCACAAAATGGGCACGAGATTGTTTATGTACCTTGCCATCGTAGTCATATGGATTATTTATTATTATCTTATGTTCTTTATCGTCAAGGATTAGTCCCACCACATATTGCCGCAGGTATTAATTTGAATTTCTGGCCTGCTGGCCCCATTTTTCGACGTTTAGGTGCTTTTTTTATTCGCCGTTCGTTTCGAGGAAATAAACTTTATACCGCGGTTTTTCGTGAATATTTAGCTGAACTCTTTGTTCGTGGTTATTCTGTTGAATATTTTATTGAAGGTGGTCGTTCTCGCACAGGACGGTTACTCGATCCTAAAACAGGCATGTTAACAATAACAGTGCAGACGTTATTACGTGGTGATGCTAGACCAATTACGGTTGTCCCTGTTTATATTGGTTATGAGCATGTTTTAGAAGTTGCCACCTATGCAAATGAACTACGTGGAGCTCAAAAACAAAAAGAGAGTTTATGGAGTACCATTAAAGCCTTTTTTAAACTAAAAAAATTAGGTTTTGGTTATGTTAATTTTGGACAACCAATCCCATTAAATCAATTTTTAAATCAACATATCCCTGATTGGCGCGAGGCAATTGAACCAACGGGTTCTCAACGCCCTAGCTGGTTAACCCCAACAACAAACTTACTTGCCAAACAGATAATGGAGCGCATTAACTCGTCGGCAGCAATTAATGCAATGAATTTATGTAGCTCAATATTATTAGCAGCAGATCAATGTGCATTAACAAAAGTTAGATTGATTGAACATATTGATTATTCGATAAAAATATTACAAAAAGTGCCCTATTCTGATTTAATTACTATCCCAGATCAAACTCCGGAACAGCTGTTTGAACATGCAAAGCAAATGGGAAAATTTATTATCACAACAGATGAAGTGGGTGAAATAGTTGGTCTCACCGCCGAACAAGCAATATTAATGACCTATTATCGTAATAATATCCAACATTTACTCATTATTCCTGCAATAGTAGCCAGAATATTGTTAAAACATAATAGAATCTCATTACAAGAAGTCATTGAACAAGTAAAATTACTTTTCCCATTGATAAAATCTGAATTATTTCTTTATCACAATGATGAACAGCTCACTGAGTACGTGGAAAATATAATTGCAACTTATGCTGAGCTACATTTAATCAGTTATTCAACTGATAAATTAACATTAAATTATTTAAAAATGTCGGGATTACAATTACTCGCTTCATCATCGAAAGATACATTACAGCGCTATGTAGTTGCATTCTCTTTATTACAAAAAGATCCTTCTATCAGTCGTGCTGCTTTGGAAAAAGAAGGTCGACTAATTGCTGAAAGATTATCTGTTTTACACGGTATCAATGCACCCGAATTTTTTGACAAAGGTGTATTTTCAATATTAGTCGCATCGCTACGTGAGCAAGGTTATTTAGATGATAAAGATGGCGCAAATCTACCAAAAATTGAAGCAATGAACAAAATTCTTAAACCTTTAATTACCGCTCGGGTCATGCAAACTATTGATGAAATCAATTCATTAAAAAAAGAGTAA
- the fdnG gene encoding formate dehydrogenase-N subunit alpha, protein MLFNRRQFFKICAGGIAGTTVATLGLVPNVALAQTRQFKLLKSKETRNNCTYCSVGCGMLLYSREDGAKNAESSIFHVEGDPDHPVSRGSLCPKGAGVLDYIKSEQRVKYPEYRAPGSDKWQRISWEDAIDRIARLMKEDRDKNFIEKNEQGTTVNRWTTTGWLVTSAASNETGWLAFKVARSLGMLSLETQARVCHGPSVSSLAATYGRGAMTNNWNDIKNANVVIVMGGNAAEAHPVGFKWAIEAKITNGAELIAIDPRFHRTASVADHYVPIRAGSDIAFLLGIINYLITHNEVNYDYLVTHSNASLIIRDDFNFDANSGLFSGYNATTKQYDQTSWAYQKDENGFALRDKTLNHPRCVWNLLKQHVSRYTPEMVNKVTGSPIEGFLHVCRSLASTKTNDRAATFLYALGWTQHSYGTQIIRTAAMIQLILGNIGVMGGGINALRGHSNIQGLTDVGLLSNRLPAYLELPKDSQVSLQQYLDEKTPKPLGPNEVNFWGNYPKFFVSFMKAMYGDKSTIDNNWGFDWLPKWDKTYDVLRFSKMMRDGQANGFICQGFNPLAALPDKNSIREGLSKLKFLVNIDPMPTETAEFWKNHGESNDVDPSKIQTEVFRLPANCFAEENGTIVNSSRLLQWHWAAARPPYEALYDPEIIARIYLRIKELYEEEGGAYHEPINNLTWNYQDPEGPSAEELAKECNGRALTDMADANGNIILKKGQLLRGFSQLKADGTTSSGIWIFCGSWTEQGNLMARRDPSDPSGKGVHAGWAWAWPMNRRVLYNRASADKNGQPWDPKRVLVKWNGSSWDGNDVADFTATLSPSSGAGAFIMNNDGLGGLFCLNRLVDGPFPEHYEPFETPITNNPLHPNQINNPVARAFKEDLARLGDASQFPYVGTTYSITEHFHFWTQHARLAAISQPEQFIELSENLANKKGIKLGDTVKVTSYRGYIKAKAVVTKRLPTLTVDGKEVETIGIPIVWGFTGQTKKGFLVNELTPHLGDANSQTPEYKSFLVNIEKVTTAA, encoded by the coding sequence ATGCTATTCAACCGTAGGCAGTTCTTTAAGATCTGTGCTGGTGGCATCGCAGGAACAACTGTCGCTACACTGGGTTTAGTGCCAAATGTAGCGCTTGCACAAACACGCCAATTTAAATTACTAAAATCAAAAGAAACCCGCAATAACTGTACGTATTGTTCTGTTGGATGTGGAATGTTGCTTTATAGCCGGGAAGATGGCGCCAAAAATGCCGAATCATCAATATTTCATGTAGAGGGTGATCCTGACCATCCTGTTAGTCGCGGCTCGCTTTGTCCAAAAGGTGCAGGAGTACTTGACTACATCAAAAGTGAACAGCGCGTTAAATATCCAGAATATCGTGCACCGGGCTCGGATAAATGGCAACGCATTAGTTGGGAAGATGCGATTGATCGTATTGCTCGTTTAATGAAAGAAGATCGTGACAAAAATTTTATTGAGAAAAATGAACAAGGTACAACTGTAAATCGTTGGACAACAACAGGCTGGCTTGTTACTTCCGCCGCTAGCAATGAAACAGGTTGGCTAGCATTTAAAGTAGCACGTTCATTAGGTATGTTAAGTCTTGAAACCCAAGCAAGAGTTTGTCATGGCCCATCAGTATCAAGCTTAGCAGCGACTTATGGACGAGGAGCAATGACCAACAATTGGAATGACATTAAAAATGCCAATGTTGTTATTGTCATGGGAGGGAACGCCGCAGAAGCTCATCCGGTTGGCTTTAAATGGGCGATTGAAGCGAAAATTACTAACGGCGCAGAATTGATTGCCATTGATCCACGTTTTCATCGAACCGCTTCTGTGGCTGATCATTATGTACCTATTCGTGCTGGATCGGATATTGCGTTTTTGCTCGGTATCATTAATTATCTAATTACACATAATGAAGTTAATTATGATTATTTAGTCACTCATAGTAACGCAAGTTTAATTATTCGTGATGATTTTAATTTTGATGCAAACAGTGGGCTTTTTAGTGGCTATAATGCAACAACCAAACAATATGATCAAACTAGTTGGGCATATCAAAAAGATGAAAATGGTTTTGCACTTCGTGATAAAACATTAAATCATCCTCGTTGTGTTTGGAATCTACTCAAACAACACGTAAGTCGCTATACACCTGAAATGGTTAATAAAGTAACTGGCAGTCCTATTGAAGGATTTTTACATGTTTGCCGATCCTTAGCGAGCACCAAAACGAATGACAGAGCTGCAACCTTTTTATATGCGTTAGGTTGGACGCAACATAGCTACGGTACGCAAATTATTCGTACAGCTGCGATGATCCAGCTAATTTTAGGTAATATTGGTGTAATGGGCGGTGGCATTAATGCCCTACGCGGACATTCGAATATTCAAGGCTTAACCGATGTTGGTTTATTATCCAATCGATTACCTGCCTATCTTGAACTACCTAAAGATTCTCAAGTTTCACTTCAACAATATTTAGATGAAAAAACACCAAAACCACTCGGTCCTAATGAAGTTAATTTCTGGGGGAATTATCCTAAATTTTTTGTCAGCTTCATGAAGGCAATGTATGGTGATAAATCCACTATTGATAATAATTGGGGATTTGATTGGTTACCGAAATGGGATAAAACTTATGATGTTTTGAGATTCAGCAAAATGATGCGCGATGGCCAAGCCAACGGCTTTATTTGTCAAGGTTTTAACCCGCTGGCTGCACTACCAGATAAAAATAGCATCCGTGAAGGATTATCTAAACTAAAATTTCTGGTTAACATTGATCCAATGCCAACAGAAACAGCGGAGTTTTGGAAAAATCACGGCGAATCAAATGATGTAGATCCAAGCAAAATTCAAACCGAAGTGTTTAGGCTACCTGCTAACTGTTTTGCTGAAGAAAATGGAACAATTGTTAATTCATCACGTTTATTACAATGGCACTGGGCAGCAGCAAGACCACCTTATGAAGCACTTTATGACCCAGAGATTATTGCTCGCATTTATTTAAGAATTAAAGAACTTTATGAAGAAGAAGGCGGTGCTTATCATGAACCAATTAATAATTTAACATGGAATTATCAAGATCCTGAAGGACCATCCGCCGAAGAGCTAGCAAAAGAGTGTAATGGCCGAGCACTGACAGATATGGCTGATGCTAATGGCAATATTATTCTTAAAAAAGGACAATTATTAAGAGGGTTCTCTCAATTAAAAGCAGACGGTACAACATCATCAGGGATTTGGATATTCTGCGGTTCTTGGACAGAGCAAGGCAACCTAATGGCTCGGCGCGATCCAAGCGATCCATCAGGTAAAGGAGTTCACGCGGGCTGGGCTTGGGCATGGCCAATGAATCGACGAGTACTTTATAATCGAGCCTCTGCTGATAAAAATGGTCAACCATGGGATCCTAAACGGGTCTTAGTAAAATGGAATGGTTCAAGTTGGGATGGTAATGACGTTGCCGATTTCACCGCAACATTATCGCCAAGTTCTGGTGCAGGAGCTTTCATTATGAATAATGATGGTTTAGGCGGACTATTTTGTTTGAATCGGTTGGTCGATGGGCCATTCCCAGAACATTATGAACCTTTTGAAACACCAATTACCAATAACCCATTACATCCTAACCAGATCAACAATCCTGTAGCTCGCGCATTTAAAGAAGACTTGGCTCGCTTAGGAGATGCCAGCCAATTTCCTTATGTCGGAACAACTTATAGTATAACAGAGCATTTCCATTTTTGGACGCAACATGCAAGGTTGGCTGCTATTTCACAACCCGAACAATTTATTGAGCTAAGTGAGAATTTAGCAAATAAAAAAGGAATAAAGCTTGGTGATACAGTTAAAGTAACATCATACCGTGGCTACATCAAAGCAAAAGCGGTTGTTACTAAGCGCCTTCCTACATTAACCGTTGATGGTAAAGAAGTTGAAACCATTGGAATTCCAATCGTATGGGGTTTTACTGGGCAGACAAAGAAAGGATTTTTAGTTAACGAATTAACCCCTCATTTAGGTGATGCTAATTCGCAAACTCCAGAATATAAATCTTTCTTAGTGAATATCGAAAAAGTAACTACAGCGGCATAA
- the fdxH gene encoding formate dehydrogenase subunit beta has protein sequence MSLQTQDIIRRSATNALTPAPRVRDYQQEVAKLIDVTTCIGCKACQVACSEWNDLRAEIGHTVGVYDNPADLEPKAWTVMRYSEVEVNGKFEWLIRKDGCMHCSDPGCLKACPSEGAIIQYANGIVDFQSEHCIGCGYCIAGCPFNIPRVSKEDNHSYKCTLCVDRVSVGQEPACVKTCPTGAIHFGTKQDMIRHAEHRIEDLKKRGFEQAGLYDPQGVGGTHVMYVLHHADQPELYHGLPKDPHISEIVKFWKGAWKPLSAAAFIATFGGLLFHYMGVGAIEVDEEDIEHEKEADKQARKRLGLPIFERKNSTSSAQQENRHE, from the coding sequence ATGTCATTACAAACTCAAGATATTATCCGCCGCTCAGCAACAAATGCTTTAACCCCAGCTCCTCGAGTTCGAGATTATCAGCAAGAAGTGGCAAAACTGATTGATGTGACAACCTGCATCGGCTGTAAAGCTTGCCAAGTTGCATGTAGCGAATGGAATGATCTACGTGCAGAAATCGGGCATACTGTTGGTGTCTACGATAACCCAGCAGACTTAGAACCTAAAGCTTGGACAGTAATGCGTTATTCGGAAGTCGAAGTAAACGGTAAATTTGAATGGCTGATTCGTAAAGATGGTTGTATGCACTGTTCTGATCCAGGTTGTCTAAAAGCCTGCCCATCAGAGGGTGCAATCATTCAATATGCAAATGGTATTGTAGATTTTCAATCAGAACACTGCATCGGCTGTGGGTATTGTATTGCCGGCTGTCCATTTAATATTCCACGAGTCAGTAAAGAAGATAATCACTCGTACAAATGTACATTATGTGTTGATCGTGTTTCAGTGGGACAAGAGCCTGCCTGTGTCAAAACTTGCCCAACGGGAGCAATTCATTTTGGTACAAAGCAAGATATGATTCGTCATGCAGAACATCGCATTGAGGATCTTAAAAAACGTGGTTTTGAACAGGCTGGTCTTTACGATCCTCAAGGTGTTGGCGGTACTCATGTAATGTATGTTTTACATCATGCAGATCAACCAGAACTTTATCATGGTTTACCAAAAGATCCTCACATTAGTGAAATTGTTAAATTCTGGAAAGGTGCATGGAAACCGTTATCCGCAGCTGCATTCATTGCAACATTTGGAGGCCTACTATTCCATTATATGGGTGTTGGTGCAATTGAAGTTGATGAAGAAGATATAGAGCATGAAAAAGAAGCTGATAAACAAGCTAGAAAACGTCTAGGATTACCAATTTTTGAACGTAAAAATAGCACTAGTTCAGCACAACAGGAGAATCGTCATGAATAA